In one Magallana gigas chromosome 7, xbMagGiga1.1, whole genome shotgun sequence genomic region, the following are encoded:
- the LOC105332739 gene encoding dehydrogenase/reductase SDR family member 11 isoform X2, with protein sequence MERWVGRVALVTGASVGIGAAITRALVKHGMKVVGCARNVQQIESIRDELKAEKGQLIPIKCDLTKEEEILAMFKQIQKDLGGVDVCINNAGLSHCAPLLSGSTADWKNMLDVNVLGLCICTREAFQQMQKNKVDDGHIILINSMSGHRVIPNAAGHFYSATKFAVSGILEGIRNELQELNSHIRVTAISPGMAKTEFEIRNMKSKEEGERIYAEYKCLEAEDLADAVIYALSAPAHVQVHDILMRPTEQKS encoded by the exons ATGGAAAGGTGGGTCGGTCGGGTTGCGCTTGTTACCGGAGCCTCGGTGGGGATAGGAGCGGCCATCACAAGGGCTCTGGTCAAACATGGAATGAAAGTCGTGGGCTGTGCAAGAAACGTTCAACAGATCGAG TCAATACGTGATGAACTGAAGGCTGAAAAGGGTCAACTGATTCCAATCAAATGTGATCTCACCAAAGAAGAGGAGATCCTGGCAATGTTTAAGCAGATCCAGAAAGATCTAGGGGGTGTAGATGTGTGCATTAACAACGCTGGACTATCACACTGTGCGCCCTTGCTGTCTGGTAGCACTGCTGACTGGAAAAACATGTTAGAT GTCAATGTACTGGGTCTTTGCATATGTACCAGGGAAGCCTTTCAACAAATGCAGAAAAACAAAGTTGATGATGGTCACATAATTCTCATAAACAg catGTCAGGGCACCGTGTAATTCCAAATGCAGCGGGTCATTTCTACTCTGCTACAAAGTTTGCTGTATCTGGAATTTTGGAGGGCATTAGGAATGAACTTCAAGAGCTGAATTCTCACATACGGGTTACG GCTATAAGCCCAGGGATGGcaaaaacagaatttgaaatACGCAATATGAAAAGTAAAGAAGAAGGGGAGAGAATCTATGCAGAATATAAG TGCTTGGAAGCAGAAGATTTGGCTGATGCAGTCATATATGCATTAAGTGCACCAGCACATGTTCAG GTGCATGACATCTTGATGAGACCAACTGAACAGAAATcataa
- the LOC105332739 gene encoding dehydrogenase/reductase SDR family member 11 isoform X1, which yields MERWVGRVALVTGASVGIGAAITRALVKHGMKVVGCARNVQQIESIRDELKAEKGQLIPIKCDLTKEEEILAMFKQIQKDLGGVDVCINNAGLSHCAPLLSGSTADWKNMLDVNVLGLCICTREAFQQMQKNKVDDGHIILINSMSGHRVIPNAAGHFYSATKFAVSGILEGIRNELQELNSHIRVTSVSPGLVATEFQQRMHKSPEVGKKICSHFKCLEAEDLADAVIYALSAPAHVQVHDILMRPTEQKS from the exons ATGGAAAGGTGGGTCGGTCGGGTTGCGCTTGTTACCGGAGCCTCGGTGGGGATAGGAGCGGCCATCACAAGGGCTCTGGTCAAACATGGAATGAAAGTCGTGGGCTGTGCAAGAAACGTTCAACAGATCGAG TCAATACGTGATGAACTGAAGGCTGAAAAGGGTCAACTGATTCCAATCAAATGTGATCTCACCAAAGAAGAGGAGATCCTGGCAATGTTTAAGCAGATCCAGAAAGATCTAGGGGGTGTAGATGTGTGCATTAACAACGCTGGACTATCACACTGTGCGCCCTTGCTGTCTGGTAGCACTGCTGACTGGAAAAACATGTTAGAT GTCAATGTACTGGGTCTTTGCATATGTACCAGGGAAGCCTTTCAACAAATGCAGAAAAACAAAGTTGATGATGGTCACATAATTCTCATAAACAg catGTCAGGGCACCGTGTAATTCCAAATGCAGCGGGTCATTTCTACTCTGCTACAAAGTTTGCTGTATCTGGAATTTTGGAGGGCATTAGGAATGAACTTCAAGAGCTGAATTCTCACATACGGGTTACG tcTGTCAGTCCAGGGTTAGTGGCTACAGAATTCCAGCAAAGAATGCATAAAAGTCCAGAAGTTGGGAAGAAAATTTGTAGTCACTTTAAG TGCTTGGAAGCAGAAGATTTGGCTGATGCAGTCATATATGCATTAAGTGCACCAGCACATGTTCAG GTGCATGACATCTTGATGAGACCAACTGAACAGAAATcataa
- the LOC117680536 gene encoding dehydrogenase/reductase SDR family member 11, whose product MEKWVGRVALVTGASVGTGAAITRALVKHGMKVVGCARNVQQIESIRDELKGEKGQLIPIKCDLTKEEEILAMFKKIQKDLGGVDVCINNAGLSHCAPLLSGSTADWKNMLDVNVLGLCICTREAFQQMQKNKVDDGHIILMNSLSGHRVVPNAEGHFYSVTKCAVSAILEGIRNELHMLKSHIRVSSVSPGIVATEFHQRMYKSPEVGKRICSRMKCLEGEDLANAVIYALSAPAHVQVHDILVRSIEQKT is encoded by the exons ATGGAGAAATGGGTCGGTCGGGTTGCGCTTGTTACCGGAGCCTCGGTGGGGACAGGAGCCGCCATCACACGAGCTTTGGTCAAACATGGCATGAAAGTTGTGGGCTGTGCAAGAAACGTGCAACAAATTGAG TCTATACGAGATGAGCTGAAGGGTGAAAAGGGTCAGCTGATTCCAATCAAATGCGATCTCACCAAAGAAGAGGAGATTTTggcaatgtttaaaaaaatccagaaaGATCTAGGGGGTGTAGATGTGTGCATTAACAACGCCGGACTATCACACTGTGCGCCCTTGCTGTCTGGCAGCACTGCTGACTGGAAAAACATGTTAgat GTTAATGTACTTGGTCTTTGCATATGTACCAGGGAAGCTTTCCAACAAATGCAGAAAAACAAAGTTGATGATGGTCACATCATTCTAATGAATAg cttGTCTGGACACCGTGTCGTTCCAAATGCAGAGGGTCATTTTTACTCTGTCACAAAATGTGCTGTGTCTGCAATTCTGGAGGGTATCAGGAACGAACTTCATATGCTGAAATCTCACATAAGGGTTTCG TCTGTCAGTCCAGGGATAGTGGCAACAGAATTCCATCAAAGAATGTATAAAAGTCCAGAAGTTGGGAAGAGAATTTGTAGTCGTATGAAG TGTTTGGAAGGAGAGGATTTGGCCAATGCAGTCATTTATGCATTAAGTGCACCAGCACATGTTCAG GTTCATGACATCCTGGTGAGATCAATTGAACAGAAAACGTAA